The sequence CGTAGCTCAGCCCGGCGCAGGTGAAATCGACGGCCCCCTGACCGGGGTCACGATCCATGTACTGCTGGATGAAGCAGTCCTGCCCCAGGATGCAGTCCACGGGAGACTGCAAAAGAAAACCCTCCGCCAGTGCGGGACCGGCGAAGGGCATGGCGAGGGCGAGGATGCCCCGAAGGATCATTCCGCAGTCAGAAGCGGCGGCTTGTTACCCGACAGCCGCGCGTTCTCCGGGCTGAGGATCTGAAGGTCGAGTTCGCCCTTCTTCACGCCGACCTTGACCACGCCGCCCTTGGCGAGTTTGCCGAACAACAGTTCCTCGGCGAGAGGCTTCTTGATGTTCTCCTGGATGACGCGACCCAGCGGGCGTGCGCCCATCTTGTCGTCGTAGCCCTTGTCGGCCAGCCATTCGGCTGCCTTTTTGCTCAGTTCGATGGTCACGTTGCGGTCCATCAGCTGTGCTTCCAGTTGCAGGACGAACTTCTCGACCACGCGCAGGATGACCTCCTTGGGCAGGGCGCCAAAGCTGATAACCGCATCCAGACGGTTGCGGAACTCGGGCGAGAAGGTCCGCTCGATCGCGGCGGTATCCTCGCCGGTGCGGCGGTCACGGCCAAAGCCGATCGCCTCCTTGGCCTGTTCCGCAGCGCCAGCGTTCGACGTCATGATGAGCACGACATTGCGGAAATCCACCGTCCGGCCGTTGTGGTCGGTCAGCTTGCCGTGGTCCATCACCTGCAGCAGGATGTTGTAGACGTCCGGATGAGCCTTCTCCATCTCGTCAAGCAGCAGGACACAGTGCGGGTGCTGGTCCACGCCATCCGTGAGCATGCCGCCCTGGTCGAAACCGACGTAGCCCGGAGGCGCGCCGATCAGGCGGCTGACCGCGTGTTTCTCCATGTACTCGGACATGTCGAAACGCAGCAGTTCCACGCCCAGCGTGTCGGCAAGCTGCTTGGCGACCTCGGTCTTGCCGACACCGGTTGGCCCGGCAAACAGGTAGTTGCCGATGGGCTTTTCGGGTTCGCGCAGACCCGCGCGGGCCAGCTTGATCGCCGAAGACAGCGCCTCGATCGCCTTGTCCTGACCGAACACCACGCGCTTGAGCGACGACTCCAGGTCCTTCAACACCACCACGTCGTCCTTGGACACGTTCTTGGGCGGGATCCGGGCGATCTTGGCCACCACGGCCTCGACCTCCTTTGTGCCGATGGTCTTGCGCCGCTTGGAGGCCGCGACCAGATGCTGGGCGGCACCGGCTTCGTCGATCACGTCGATGGCCGAATCCGGCAGCTTGCGATCGTTGATGTAGCGGTGTGCCAGCTCGACCGAGGTCTTGATCGCGTCGGAGGTGTACTTGACGCTATGGTGCTCCTCGAAATAGGGCTTCAGGCCCTTGAGGATCTTGGTCGCGTCTTCCACCGACGGCTCGTTCACGTCGATCTTCTGGAACCGGCGGCTCAGCGCGCGGTCCTTCTCGAAATGCTGACGGAACTCCTTGTAGGTGGTGGAGCCCATGGTGCGCAGCTTGCCGCCCGCCAGGGCAGGCTTGAGCAGGTTTGAGGCATCCATCGCGCCGCCAGACGTCGCGCCGGCGCCGATCACCGTGTGGATCTCGTCGATGAACAGAACCGCGTCCTTGTGGTCTTCCAGTTCCGCGACAACGGCCTTCAGCCGTTCCTCGAAATCGCCGCGATAGCGTGTCCCCGCGAGGAGGGCACCCATGTCGAGCGAGTAGATGGTGGTCTTGGAAAGCACTTCGGGGGTTTCGCCTGCCACGATCTTGCGCGCCAGCCCTTCGGCGATGGCGGTCTTTCCCACGCCGGGGTCACCCACCAGCAGCGGGTTGTTCTTGCGGCGGCGGCACAGCACCTGAATGCAACGCTCGACCTCGGACTCGCGACCGATGAGCGGATCGATATCGCCTTCGCGCGACTTGGCATTGAGGTCCACGCAGTACTTGGCCAGCGCGGATTCCTTCTTGTCGCCGTCCGTGACGCCCTGCGCCTCTTCCTCGTGCTCGGGGGCGCCTGCCACCGGGCGCTGTTCGCCGTACGCCGGATCCTTGGCGACGCCATGCGCGATGTAGTTCACCGCGTCGTAGCGGGTCATGTCCTGTTCCTGCAGGAAATAGGCGGCGTTCGACTCGCGTTCGGCAAAGATGGCGACCAGCACGTTGGCACCGGTCACTTCGGTTCGGCCGGACGACTGGACGTGGATCGCCGCGCGCTGGATCACGCGCTGGAACGCGGCAGTCGGCACTGCCTCGGACCCGTCGACATCGGTGACGAGGTTGCTCAGATCCTCGTCCACGAATTCGACCAGCGTGTCACGCAGTTCGGAAACATCGACCGAGCACGCCTTCATCACCTGTACGGCGTCGGGTTCATCGATCAGGGCCAGAAGGAGATGTTCCAATGTCGCAAATTCGTGCCGACGGGCGTTGGCCAGGGCCAGCGCGGCATGGATTGCTTGCTCAAGCGTATTCGAGAATGAAGGCACAAGGTGCTCCTTTTCGATCGGGGTCGGCTGGGTGCTGTGGAATGACAGGGCCCCGGTCCGACCATGGCCTCATACTGTTAGAGTTTGGTTGATCGCGGCCCGGCTTCAAGCATTTTCTTGAAAATTCTATTCACAATGGGCGTGATCGCGGTGTTTTGGCGTCAGAAGCGGCAGGATGCCTGACGCACCTCCGGGGCGGCCCGTCGGCGCGACACAACGGGTGGATTCCGCGGTGTCAGAAGTCATCCTTGCGCTTGCGGATCTCCGCAAACACGTCGCTGTCCGAGGCGTCTGGCATCCCCAGGGTGGCCCGGATGCCGGGGTCGGCGGGGCGCAGGAAGGGATTGGTTTCAAGTTCGGTTGAAAGTTTCGACGGCACCGTCGGTTCGCCCTTTTCGCGGGCATCCTCCACGGCCTTGGCCCTAGATATAAGCGCGGCGTTCTCGGGATCAACGGTCAGCGCGAATTTCGCGTTCGACGCGGTATACTCGTGGCCGGAGCAGATCGTCGTCTCGGGGGGCAGTTCCATCAGCTTTTGCATGGAGCCCCACATCTGCTCGGGCGTCCCTTCGAACAGGCGCCCGCACCCGAGCGCCATCAGGCTGTCCGCGGTAAAGGCGGCGCCGGCGTCCGCCACGTAGAAGGCGATATGGCCCACGGTATGCCCCGACACGTCGATCACGCGGGCGGAAAGGTCGCCCAGCTTCACGGTGTCGCCTTCCTTGACCCGGACATTGAGCTCGGGCATCCGGTGGGCGTCCGCCGCAGCCCCCACCACGGAGGCGTGGTGATCCGCCAGCAGGTCGGCCAGACCATCCACGTGATCCCAGTGGTGATGGGTCAGCCAGACCTGGGACAGGGTCCAGCCATGATCCTCCAGCGCCGCCTTGATCGGTCCGGCTTCCGGCACGTCGATGCAGGCAGTCTCCCCGGTGTTGCGGTCGTGCAGGAGATAGGCGTAGTTGTCCGACAGGCAGGGAACGGTAATCAGATCAAAGGGCATGGCGTATTCCTCTTTCCTGTTGATAAGGTCTGTTCAACAGTGACACTCACCACGATGGGCTGCAATGCATCTTGACGTCCAGGACCTGCGCAACTTCTACTACCGCAGCACGCTGGGCCGTGCCGCCCAGAAATCCCTGCGCAACCGGATGCTGGGCCTCTGGCCCGAGGCAAAGGGCCAGACCGTGGTCGGCTTCGGGTTCGCCGCCCCGCTTCTGCGCCCCTATCTGGCCGATGCGCGCAGGGTGATGACCCTGATGCCCGCCCCGCAGGGGGTGATGCCCTGGCCCGCGGGGATGCCCAACACCTCTGTCCTGACAGAAGAGACCATCTGGCCGCTGGAAACCGGCCACGTGGACAAGCTGGTTCTGTTGCATGGGCTCGAGACCTCCGAACGTCCTTCGGACCTGCTGGAGGAATGCTGGCGGGTGCTCGGACCCGGAGGCAAGGCCCTGTTCATCGTACCGAACCGGGCGGGTCTCTGGGCACGCCGCGACCGGACCCCGTTCGGCTACGGTCGGCCCTATTCGCCGGGACAGCTGGATGCGCAGTTGCGCAAGCACCAGTTCATTCCGGAACGCCAGGTAGGCGCCCTCTACCAGGTGCCCTCGCAACAACGGATCTGGATGAAATCCGCAGGCCTTTTCGAGCGTTTCGGCCGCCACACGCCGACGATCCTTGCCGGCGGCGCCTTCATGGTGGAGGCGACAAAGCAGGTCTATCCACCCAAGGGCCGGACTCAGAGGCAGCGCAAGCGGGTCAGTGTCCTTGACGGGCTGACCGAACCCGCGGTGGGCAGCGCCCGCAAACTGGGAACCTGAAGCCGGTCAGGCGACCGCGCGGGCGTTCTCGTGGATCACGATCTGATCGGCGTCCAGCGCGGTGACACCCGTCAGCCGCACGGTAAAGGACTGCGCCGGCGCCGTGGCGGAGGCTGCGACATCGACAGTCACGTCGAGGTAGCTGCCATCTTCGGAAGGCGTTGTCGAAATCCCGTTGACCTGGCTGCCCGAACCGCGCAGGTCCAGCACCAGATTATCCTCCTGCGGGTCGAAATCGCTGATATGGGTCACCACGCCCAGATCGTCGTCCTGCGGGTCCGCGGGCCGGGCAGGGTCGTAGAGCTCTATGGTGAAGCTGTCGGCACCTTCGCCTCCGGCCAGTGTGCTGGCCGCATCCGCCGCCCCGGCGTCGAGCACGACGCGCACCGCCAGATCGTCGTTGCCATCGTCGCCAAAGGCTTCGGCCCCGGCGGATTCGATGTAGATCACGTCGTCGCCGGCGTCGCCGTGGATGACGCCGCCTTCGCCGCCGACGATGAAGTCGTCGTCGCCCTCGCCGCCGTTCAGGCGCACGTCGCCGCCTTCGATGAAGGCTTCGAACACGTCGTTGCCGGTGCCGCCATTCCCTTCGAGATCCTGATCGGTCTGCAAGCCGAAGAAGTCGTCCCCGCCGTCGCCGTTCAACACCGCGTCGACGGCATCATCGTTGTAGAGGCTGTCGTCGCCCTCTCCGCCGTTCAGCGTGGGGGCGGTGCCCCCCGCCCTCAGGTCGTCGCGCCCGTCGTCGCCATTCAGCACGGCCCCGTCCGAGGTATCCGTCGCGAACAGCCGGTCGTCGCCTTCGCCTCCGTTCAGGGTGGAATTGCCGCCCTCGGCCTGCAGGTCGTCGTTGTCCGCCTCGCCGTTCAGCACGGCACCGACGGAGCCGGCATTCGTGGTCAGGGAGTCGTTTCCGGCCCCCCCGTTCACGGTTTCGGATCCGGTGGCCGCGAGGATGTCGTCTCCCTCCGTACCGTTCACCACCTCGTCCGGCGTTTCGGGGTCCGGAGTCTCCACAGTGTCGTCATCGTCGTTGTTGAAGGCAACGAGGAACAAGCCGACGCAAAGGAACGGCAACAGCGTGAGACCAAGCATGGGAATCCCCTAGAAAAAGACAGGCGAGAGCATGCCAGCCGATAACCGACCCTTTGTCAAATGTCGGGCCGAAAACGGGGCAAGTCGTTGCCGCGCATGAAACAATCGCGGCCAATCAAGACAGACTATCGCGAACCCGGCGCATTACGGGTCCGCGCAGGGCTGCACCCCTATGCCGCGCCTGCGCGGTTGATGTCGAAGTCGAAGACTTCGTTCGCATAGATCGTCTCGTTCGACCCAATGGGCGCTGTAGTCAATTGCAGCACCTGTGTGTCACCCACGAAGATCGCAAAGTCTTGCGTTGGTTCTACCAGGGGGCTGTCGTACCTGTTTGTTACGACGTCAATGTCCCCTTCGATCCCTGGATCGATGTTCAACTGAATACTGGCCCCACCTGGTGGTCTGAGAATTGTTGCGAAACCGTTTGTCACTTCATCCTCGGAGATGTTCACGACGAAGGTACCTTCGCTGGAGTTAGGGACATCAACGGCTGTCTGGCCAGCACGAATGGTAAAACTGTCCGTCCCGGTGCCGCCCCAGAACACCACATCCGGTCCAGACCCTTCCTGCGCGATGAACACATCATCCCCAGAGCCACCGTTGACAAAAATGTCGTCGCCACCAATCGAAACGGTGTCGTCACCGGTTCCACCCGACACCTCCGCGGCATCGTGATCGACGCTGAGCACATCATCGCCTGCGCTACCCAGATAGTGCGCATTGCCTCCAGCCGGACCGGCTTCGATGGTGTCATTGCCATCCCCGCCGGTGACGGTGCTGCCGTCGGCCCCGTTGACCTGATAGAGGTCGTCGCCATCGCCGAGTTGCGTATACGCCCCGCCGCCATCCCCGGTCACGGTGTCATTGCCGCCGCCCAGCGTGTTGTAGGTGCCACCCGCAACAGCCACGCCGCCATCGTCGGTGCCGGTTGCATCGTCAAACCCCGGGTTCAGCACGTCTCCGTCCGGACCGACAAATGTCAAGTTATCCATCGTCAGACCTGAGACACCTTCCAGTCTTATGGAAACGTCGCTGACTTCATCGGATCGTTCATCGGTGAGGGATAGGTTCAGGTCGGTATAGCTGCCGTCATCGGCCTCGGCGAAGGTGACGTCGTTCAGCTGCAGATAGGACGAATCCGCCAGCAGATCCAGTTCCAGCACGTCCTGTGCCGGGTCGAAATCCTCGATCCGGGCAATCAGCCCGATATCTGAATCAGCCGAATTGTAGCTCAACGCAAAGGTATCATTGCCCGCACCGCCGCTGAAACTGCGCAGGGCGCCTTCCTCCGGATCGGTATACTCCGTCACTTCGATCCCGATGGTGTCGTCACCGTCGCCGCCGTTCACCGTGACCGGCCCGCTACCGGAAAGCCCGGTGGCTGCCCGGATGAAATCGTCGCCTTCGCCCCCATCCGCACGGGCTGCCGAGCGATAGACCAGTTCGTCGTCGCCGGCACCGCCATTAAGGGTGCCACTGCCAGACAGCCTGTCGTCTCCGATGCCACCGTTGGCCGTGGATGAACCGAAACTTGCGATGGTGTCATTCCCGGCGTCGCCATTCAGGACGTTCCCATCGAACCGGCTGTCCGCGATGAGTTCATCGTCGCCCGCACCGCCGTTTACGGTCGCATTGTCAACGTGGACCTCAATCCGGTCATCGCCGGCCGTCCCGTCGAAGACACTGCCTTCCGTGGGTTCATCTGGTGTTTCAGGCGGTTCCAGCGGATCGGGCTCGTCCGGTACCTCCGCATCTTCAGGGTCGCTATCCGAACCAAAGGGGATAAACAGCAAGCCAAAAACCAACAGCGGCAAAACGTACAGCCCCAACATCGCACCATCCTTTTCTGAACACCCGTCATGCAACCGTTGGCGGTGTGACGAGTCAAGTTTCGGGCCGTTTCGCCGGGAAATTGGCGCAGATGCTTGAAATATGGGGGCATTGTTGAGCCAGTCGAAACACCGATCATGGGCCGGCGCGTGAGAATCGCGTCATCAAGGGGGGTGTGCCGCGATTGGAGGGAAGGCCGCACAATGTTCGCCCACTTGAAAATAAAGGGATACGCAGGGCATAAAGCCGCACTATACTGTGTTGCGGGCTGGGAACCTTCCTGCTACATCGCCCCTGATTTTGACGTCTTGAGACTATTCAAGCCGCGCCAACGAACCGGTGACGCGACTTCTTTCGCATATCCGGACAGACTTTTGAGAGGATGGACGTGTCCGAAACAGCTTCGATTTCCACCGGTATCGCACAGCGTTACGCGTCAGCGGTCTATGATCTGGCCAAGGATGGCGACAAGGTCAAAGATATCGAATCCGATCTCGACGCGCTGAACGAGGCGCTGAACGGCAGCGAGGATTTCCGCGACCTGATCAATTCGCCGGTCTACACCCGCGACGAGCAGGGCAAGGCCATCACCGCGCTCGCCAAGAAGATGAATCTTTCCTCGATCATGTCCAGCACCCTGGCGCTGATGGCAAGCAAGCGGCGGCTGTTCGTCCTGCCGCAGCTGGTCCGGACGCTGCGCGAGCAGATCGCCGAGGACAAGGGCGAGGTCACCGCGGACGTGGTATCGGCCAAGGCGCTGACCAAGGCGCAGTCTGACAAACTTGCCAAGACGCTGACCGCGAACACCGGCAAGACCGTAACGCTTCAAACGACCGTTGATGAAAGCCTCATCGGCGGTCTTATCGTCAAAGTGGGCTCCAAGATGATCGATACGTCGATCCGCTCGAAGCTCAATTCCCTCCAGAACGTAATGAAAGAGGTCGGATAAATGGGTATCCAAGCGGCAGAGATTTCTGCAATCCTGAAGGACCAGATCAAGAATTTCGGTCAAGAGGCCGAAGTCGCCGAAGTCGGCCGGGTGCTGTCCGTCGGTGACGGTATCGCGCGGGTCTACGGTCTGGACAACGTGCAGGCCGGCGAAATGGTCGAATTCCCCGGCGGTATCCAGGGCATGGCCCTGAACCTCGAAGCCGACAACGTCGGTGTCGTGATCTTCGGTTCCGACCGCGACATCAAGGAAGGCGACGTCGTCAAGCGCACCAACTCCATCGTGGACGTGCCGATCGGTGACGAACTGCTTGGCCGCGTCGTGGACGGCCTGGGCAACCCGATCG is a genomic window of Sulfitobacter alexandrii containing:
- the clpA gene encoding ATP-dependent Clp protease ATP-binding subunit ClpA translates to MPSFSNTLEQAIHAALALANARRHEFATLEHLLLALIDEPDAVQVMKACSVDVSELRDTLVEFVDEDLSNLVTDVDGSEAVPTAAFQRVIQRAAIHVQSSGRTEVTGANVLVAIFAERESNAAYFLQEQDMTRYDAVNYIAHGVAKDPAYGEQRPVAGAPEHEEEAQGVTDGDKKESALAKYCVDLNAKSREGDIDPLIGRESEVERCIQVLCRRRKNNPLLVGDPGVGKTAIAEGLARKIVAGETPEVLSKTTIYSLDMGALLAGTRYRGDFEERLKAVVAELEDHKDAVLFIDEIHTVIGAGATSGGAMDASNLLKPALAGGKLRTMGSTTYKEFRQHFEKDRALSRRFQKIDVNEPSVEDATKILKGLKPYFEEHHSVKYTSDAIKTSVELAHRYINDRKLPDSAIDVIDEAGAAQHLVAASKRRKTIGTKEVEAVVAKIARIPPKNVSKDDVVVLKDLESSLKRVVFGQDKAIEALSSAIKLARAGLREPEKPIGNYLFAGPTGVGKTEVAKQLADTLGVELLRFDMSEYMEKHAVSRLIGAPPGYVGFDQGGMLTDGVDQHPHCVLLLDEMEKAHPDVYNILLQVMDHGKLTDHNGRTVDFRNVVLIMTSNAGAAEQAKEAIGFGRDRRTGEDTAAIERTFSPEFRNRLDAVISFGALPKEVILRVVEKFVLQLEAQLMDRNVTIELSKKAAEWLADKGYDDKMGARPLGRVIQENIKKPLAEELLFGKLAKGGVVKVGVKKGELDLQILSPENARLSGNKPPLLTAE
- the gloB gene encoding hydroxyacylglutathione hydrolase, with product MPFDLITVPCLSDNYAYLLHDRNTGETACIDVPEAGPIKAALEDHGWTLSQVWLTHHHWDHVDGLADLLADHHASVVGAAADAHRMPELNVRVKEGDTVKLGDLSARVIDVSGHTVGHIAFYVADAGAAFTADSLMALGCGRLFEGTPEQMWGSMQKLMELPPETTICSGHEYTASNAKFALTVDPENAALISRAKAVEDAREKGEPTVPSKLSTELETNPFLRPADPGIRATLGMPDASDSDVFAEIRKRKDDF
- a CDS encoding class I SAM-dependent methyltransferase; protein product: MHLDVQDLRNFYYRSTLGRAAQKSLRNRMLGLWPEAKGQTVVGFGFAAPLLRPYLADARRVMTLMPAPQGVMPWPAGMPNTSVLTEETIWPLETGHVDKLVLLHGLETSERPSDLLEECWRVLGPGGKALFIVPNRAGLWARRDRTPFGYGRPYSPGQLDAQLRKHQFIPERQVGALYQVPSQQRIWMKSAGLFERFGRHTPTILAGGAFMVEATKQVYPPKGRTQRQRKRVSVLDGLTEPAVGSARKLGT
- a CDS encoding calcium-binding protein; this translates as MLGLTLLPFLCVGLFLVAFNNDDDDTVETPDPETPDEVVNGTEGDDILAATGSETVNGGAGNDSLTTNAGSVGAVLNGEADNDDLQAEGGNSTLNGGEGDDRLFATDTSDGAVLNGDDGRDDLRAGGTAPTLNGGEGDDSLYNDDAVDAVLNGDGGDDFFGLQTDQDLEGNGGTGNDVFEAFIEGGDVRLNGGEGDDDFIVGGEGGVIHGDAGDDVIYIESAGAEAFGDDGNDDLAVRVVLDAGAADAASTLAGGEGADSFTIELYDPARPADPQDDDLGVVTHISDFDPQEDNLVLDLRGSGSQVNGISTTPSEDGSYLDVTVDVAASATAPAQSFTVRLTGVTALDADQIVIHENARAVA
- a CDS encoding calcium-binding protein — encoded protein: MLGLYVLPLLVFGLLFIPFGSDSDPEDAEVPDEPDPLEPPETPDEPTEGSVFDGTAGDDRIEVHVDNATVNGGAGDDELIADSRFDGNVLNGDAGNDTIASFGSSTANGGIGDDRLSGSGTLNGGAGDDELVYRSAARADGGEGDDFIRAATGLSGSGPVTVNGGDGDDTIGIEVTEYTDPEEGALRSFSGGAGNDTFALSYNSADSDIGLIARIEDFDPAQDVLELDLLADSSYLQLNDVTFAEADDGSYTDLNLSLTDERSDEVSDVSIRLEGVSGLTMDNLTFVGPDGDVLNPGFDDATGTDDGGVAVAGGTYNTLGGGNDTVTGDGGGAYTQLGDGDDLYQVNGADGSTVTGGDGNDTIEAGPAGGNAHYLGSAGDDVLSVDHDAAEVSGGTGDDTVSIGGDDIFVNGGSGDDVFIAQEGSGPDVVFWGGTGTDSFTIRAGQTAVDVPNSSEGTFVVNISEDEVTNGFATILRPPGGASIQLNIDPGIEGDIDVVTNRYDSPLVEPTQDFAIFVGDTQVLQLTTAPIGSNETIYANEVFDFDINRAGAA
- a CDS encoding F0F1 ATP synthase subunit delta, coding for MSETASISTGIAQRYASAVYDLAKDGDKVKDIESDLDALNEALNGSEDFRDLINSPVYTRDEQGKAITALAKKMNLSSIMSSTLALMASKRRLFVLPQLVRTLREQIAEDKGEVTADVVSAKALTKAQSDKLAKTLTANTGKTVTLQTTVDESLIGGLIVKVGSKMIDTSIRSKLNSLQNVMKEVG